The sequence below is a genomic window from Mytilus edulis chromosome 2, xbMytEdul2.2, whole genome shotgun sequence.
atatatatctgATTTAGTCAGTTCGTTTTCCAACAATTTTTTAGAAAGTTTAGTCCATttataattaaacttttgttttatatattggcTTTGAAGTTTACTCATCTGAAAATTACATGTTATGTCAGTTACCAACTGGCAGTGATCTGAGAATGGTGATGGATCTTGAACTTTAAAATATTTCACTGAAGAGAGCAGACTCATACTTGTAACTGCATAATCTACAATACTACAACcttttgtattaaaacatgttATATTACCCAAAATGTCTCCTATAAATCGACCATTTAATAGTCTGAGTTGGGCAGTAGCACAGAGATCTAAAAGTTCTCTCCCTTGAGAGTTCAACATCTTATCTTGTGACCTTCTTGTCATGTCATAATCTGACTTATAATTATCTGGTAACAAATGTGATAAATTATCATTATTGTCATCATGCAGAACAAAGTCAGCATTAGTAGATACTCTGGAGTTAAAATCTCCTGTAATTAAAATCTTTCCCTTCCCTGCTAATTTACTTATTTCTGACTCAAGGTTCTGATACTCATTACTATAATGTGGAGAATTAAGTGGTGGTATGTATATGCCACAAAGATATAAATCTTCATCTAAGCCAAAAAAGGTTTTATCCAGCTTTAGCCACATTCTATTTGCAGACTGTGATATATTTTTCATGTGTATAACAccattttttatttcctttttaataTATACTATAATACCTCCACTATATCTCCTTGCTTTCTTTTTTCTGCCTCTTGACTTTGAAAAAAAGTCAAAAGTAGGAATATCTATATCAGATAAGTCACCTTTCCATGTTTCTAGTAAaaaatttatatcatattttatattttctaaaaatgtttCATCTCTGTGCTTTTGCCCAAGTCCATTTACATTCCAACTTGATACGGTTATATTATCAATTTGAATATGTTTCATTGATTATATATATCTCTGTTTTCCCTGCAAGAAGTTGACACTAAAACTTAAGCTTAGTCCTATTGTTCTAATagtaatcatatatatatagttactaATTCAAAGAAGAAAGGAAATTTAAAACTGGTCTGTAAAATAAGACCTAATTtatcttttctttatatatttaacCATACATTTATCACTCTGATATTATAAGTTACTTGCAAAATAAGTATTAATCATAGTTAAAAGATGTATTaactagaaaaataataatgagAAATCTCAACTCTCCTGTATACATCTAAATTAATGAATATCTGCATATTTCTACAGTATCAtctaataattataatataaagaaaaaataagaaaaaaactcaCCAACATATCCAGTATTAACAATGTCTCAATTCTTATAGAAACCAATTAAGTCATGTAAGTTCAGTttgtatatacatgcatatatagTAGTTTTTAAGTGGTATTTGTTTTCCAATTTATATTTCTGTATTCATCATTTAAAAGAcagcaaacaaacaataaaacaaaaccaaaacatTCATCTATCTACTCGATATTGCCTGTTCCAGTAAGCAAAATGGTAAGATTAATTTAGTGAATATATTCTGATGTCTTTTCTTTATCATGGcatgaaattattttgttaacattattaaaaacaataaacatacAATGACATAATTTAATTATGTGAGTATGCAGCTTACATGGCCAATaattttctataataaattcctGTTTAAGTTAGGTCCTCACATACCAAATATTTATCAATGGCCATACTATTATCACTAGTAATTGACATAAATACCATTATCAGTATACAGTACTATATAGTAGTGTCAAAATCAGACTTGTATAATagtacaaacaaaaaatattttgcttcCAATAGCAAGAGATAAAaagtttgagaaaaaaatcattacagATGTTTTAAATTGGTTATAATTAACAATTTAACATAGTTCTTGAATAAagtttttaagaaataatttgaGCTTTTCTTGTGTCTGGTCTTCCACTTTATTCGTGTTATTTTTATCATTCGTTTGATATACAGTCCTCCCTATTTCTCTGGTATAGCCGTGATTGTAATCAATATTGTTTTCATCCGTATTTAAGTAGGGCGTTGGATATATCTTTTCATGTTCACTGTGTAAGAGCCGATCTTCATCATTATAGGTATTATTATCATGAGTGTAGTTTTCACTTTTACGATGTTGATAATTGTTTTCATCTCTACTGTACGGGTAGTTACGGTTGACCTCTCTACTGTACTGGTAGTTACGGTTATCTTCTCTACTAAACGGGTAGTTATGGTTTTGTTGTCGACTTTCTCTTAGTGGCATCCTACTGGCATAGTTGCGATTTGTTGGTCCAATATTTTTGTTTCTATGAAAGCCAACTCTGGTTTGTTGTGTTGGTTCCTTCAAGCCAAGTAATTTATTTATAgcaattttataagactttactAATTTTGGTAGTCCTGATTCTGGAGTTATGTGTATTCCATCTATAACATCATGTTCCGAGATGTATGGGCTTCTTGATAGAGTACACTTATATTTCTCTACCATACGTTTAAGACCCAAGTTGAATTCTCTTCTCTTTTCCTCATATGTTTTTCTCCAATGCAAATTTGACTGGAATCTTGGTAGAATTTCACCAATCACTATTTCTGCTGTAGGGATATAGTCCCTACATGTATGTAGTAGATCTTCGAACTCATTTAACGCTTCATTTGGGTTTTTCCTATTGAGATCATTTGACCCTATTTGTAATAGAATAACTTTGGCTTTAACATTACTTGATTCGATAAATGACTTAGCACCACTGATGGTTTTGTCGCCTAAAGTTGTCACCTGAACCACTTTATTGTTGTACATTAGCCTAGGGTTAATGTTTTTTGTAATTGAAGTGCCTACGATCCATAAATCAATTACTGGTACCTCATGTTTCAGGAATTTATCTTTTTGATTACTCACTGTCATATCAGTATTTTGTTCTGTGTCCTGTCCAAATTGTGTGTCTTTCTCATCTAATTGACTGCTTTCTTCATGCACATATTTATCTGTGTTTATGTGTTTGTGATGGTCATGTCCCTGCATCATGGCAGGATTAGATTTGTTTTTATCATCTTGTTGTCCATCTAGATTATGCGAACTTTCTGTGTTTACATTATCCTcactaaaattttgtaaaatttcaaatttattatatgtttctACATTGATTTGTAGTtctttttccatattttcttcactGTGTGTAATAGGTTCTTTCATCCTATCTTCAATTTGAAtgtctttgtttgtttgttttatttttgaaatatttgccatctcatcaattttattttccaaaccAGATACTTGTGATGTCAGTTCAACCAATGTATcaataaaatgtgtattatcatcaTTCGACTtcgtttgattttgattttcggTACTAATTTGCTcttctatttttttcaatctttgatCAACAACATTATTGTAATCTTGATAAACCTTTTTTACCAGAGCTTCCACTTTTGTACATAAACATTGTAGTGTTTTAAGCATCTCATTTGCAACTATTTGGATAGATTTTACATCACTCTGTAGTGTTATGGATTGATCAATATGATCAGTTTCAATACTGTGTATGGCCTGTAATATGTCATCATCACACAGGGTTCCTTGTTTTTCATTGATTATTTCCCCTTCCTTATCAGTTTCTGGTGTTGGGGTATGATCATTTTCATCTGATTCTCTTGAATTCTTATCTGAGTTTtgaatgttttcattttgttCAGCTTCATTTTGCAAGGGTAAAactaatgtcattttgtttattatttcatcAGGATTATTTTCCTTGTTTTGCACAAAAATATCTGCTACTGTTTCACTTAGCAAGTTAAACTCTGTCTCTACCCATTTCTGTGTGACACTGCCCTGTACTAAGCAGTTCAGTGTTGTTTAAAATATAGTTATTGTGATAAGTTTTTTTCCCTTCACAAATATCTGGGTAACAGATTTATATAGGGTTGATGGTAGTGATGAGCTAAATGGCTTCTGTTCATCGTCAAGGGTTattcttttacattttatatCAAAATCACTCCACGAAACCGTGATAAGTTCACTTTCTCCAAGCTTTATAAAGTATCTTAGTAGAAACATTCTTCGCCATATAGCGATTGATGATTTATTTGCATTAAACGTTATCTGTCTGGGTCGGTTTTCAGTTGTACCTTTTTACTTGCGGGACTTCCGGTTTTCCCCATTTCtatgttttatcaaattaaagtGTATTTTTCTCTCCCTAGtgtcaaataattcaattttatagAAATCAATTCACTTTTGCATCATAATATCATCTTTTGCTTACAATTCAATGGTCTCTTCTTGCAGGAAAATGAACTTTTTATCGGAGCATTTTCACCATGCTCTTTCAGTCCAAGGGAGGTAATTGATCACGTC
It includes:
- the LOC139510847 gene encoding putative leucine-rich repeat-containing protein DDB_G0290503, which gives rise to MTLVLPLQNEAEQNENIQNSDKNSRESDENDHTPTPETDKEGEIINEKQGTLCDDDILQAIHSIETDHIDQSITLQSDVKSIQIVANEMLKTLQCLCTKVEALVKKVYQDYNNVVDQRLKKIEEQISTENQNQTKSNDDNTHFIDTLVELTSQVSGLENKIDEMANISKIKQTNKDIQIEDRMKEPITHSEENMEKELQINVETYNKFEILQNFSEDNVNTESSHNLDGQQDDKNKSNPAMMQGHDHHKHINTDKYVHEESSQLDEKDTQFGQDTEQNTDMTVSNQKDKFLKHEVPVIDLWIVGTSITKNINPRLMYNNKVVQVTTLGDKTISGAKSFIESSNVKAKVILLQIGSNDLNRKNPNEALNEFEDLLHTCRDYIPTAEIVIGEILPRFQSNLHWRKTYEEKRREFNLGLKRMVEKYKCTLSRSPYISEHDVIDGIHITPESGLPKLVKSYKIAINKLLGLKEPTQQTRVGFHRNKNIGPTNRNYASRMPLRESRQQNHNYPFSREDNRNYQYSREVNRNYPYSRDENNYQHRKSENYTHDNNTYNDEDRLLHSEHEKIYPTPYLNTDENNIDYNHGYTREIGRTVYQTNDKNNTNKVEDQTQEKLKLFLKNFIQELC